ATGGAGGCAGTTAAAAGCTACAGGATCCCAGTAGATGTTCCAAAAGATTTAATCGAAGAATACTTCAAAGTTAAGCGGAAGGCTTTAGACGCAATATTCTCGCACGTTAAAATTTCCGAGAAGGCTCACCTCGAACTCGATAAGAAGGATAGGAAAAGACTTAGGGATGAATTGCTACGGGAGTGGAAATACTCAAAGCATTACGTTGATTCAGCAATGAACTCCGTTATCGGATTGGTTAAGGGCTGGATAACCCTTTATAATAGGGGGAGGGCGAATGAGCCTCCTAAGATAACTAAGAGGACAGTATATATTAAGAGCACGCTTTTCAGTTTCAGAAACGGCATACTGAAGATAAGCGTAGAGCCTAGTAAGCGGTATCTTGAGGTTGACTTAAGAAAGTGTTCGTGGATTCCGAGAGACTTTGATAAAGTCGGTGGACTACTTATGACTGAAAGTGAGCTGATAATTACGGTTAAGAAGAGGGTTGAGCTCAAGGCTGATGAGTGGGCATCATTTGACGTTAACTTAACGAACGTGACGGCGTTCATAGGTGGCGAGATTAAGCGCTATGACTTAAGAGAGCTCTACCACATCCACAGAACCTATGAAACTAAGCGGCAGAGGATACAAAAGTTATCTAAGATTAAGCCTCTAACCTCAAAGAGACTATTAGAGAAATACTCTAAGCGTGAGGGGAGTAGAGCCAAGGACTTCATGCACAAGTTAACCACGCAGGTTGCGGGGGAGCTCAAGGAGAAGGACTGCGGAGCAATACTTGAAAACCTGAAAGGTATAAAGAGGCGAATCCTCAACAAGTCTAAAGACATGAACAGAAAGCTCTCAAAGTGGAGCGCAAGAGCATTCCAACTCATGCTTGAATACAAGCTTAAATGGCTTAACTTACCAGTAAAATACGTTAACCCAGCCAACTCATCTAAAACCTGCCCAGTCTGCCCAGGAAGCATGGCTTCCTATCTGGGCAGGATAATGAAGTGCGAAGAATGCGGGTTAACAATGGATAGAGATATCATAGCGGTGTTGAACCTTCAGATGCGGGGAATTGGGTTCTCCCCGAGAGCCCTCAACAAATTAATCGAGAGGGAAGGGTTAAGTAGGAATAAAAGCAACAATTCACCATGCATTCCTACTTAATCCAGAACCCGTAATATTTAATGGGTATTTAGGTGTTCATCTGACTGTCTGGTTGAAATTATATTGTTATGAGTCTTTCTGCTAGCGGATGTCCTTTTACTCTGATTTCAAATATTTTGTTCCATCCGAAGGGTGCTTGGTGAGATTCTATATTTTTTGATAATTCGTGGTGTAGTTTTTTAAGGATTGTTAGTGCTTCTGATGGTCTTTTTAGGTTGTTGCTGAGGTGTGCATAAGGATAAACGAGTACTCGTTTTGCACCAATTTCTTTTATAATTCTGTTTATCTCATTCATAGCGTTGGATAAGATTTCATCGGTGTCGTTGCTTTCCACGCATGTTAGAAGGAGTAATACTTCATCTATTTTGGTGGGTTTCTTTTCTACATCTTCAGCGGTTTTTATTTCTTTTGCAACAGGTTCATAATATACGTAATCACAGTGTAGTGCTAGAATTCTCAAGTCAGGCACCGTATGATTATTGTTTCTCTTTTAAATAAATTTTTTCATGCTGTAAAAATAATTAAGATATTTTTATACGTTAGTATTCCTTAATGAGGTCGACTTGGTTAAGTAGTTTTTCTCCGTTTTCTAATCTTGTTATATTTTCTGAGACTATGTTTGCAACACGTTCGAATGCTTTTTCGGTGATGCCTGATGTGTGTGGTGTTATTATAACATTATCCATTGAGAGTAGTGGGTTTGTTGGTTCTGGTGGTTCTTTTTCTAGAACATCTAGAAGTGCTCCTGCTATCCATTTTTCTTTTAGCGCTTTTATTAAAGCTTTTTCATCAATTATTGCACCCCGTGAAATGTTTACTAATACCGCGTTAGGTTTCATTGTTTTCAGTTCTTTTTCGCTTATTAGGTGATATGTTTCTTTTGTGAGCGGAAGTGCGATTACTACGTAATCTGACTCCTTAAGCACAAGATCTAGATCTTTCATGGATCCTAAAAAGTCTACAAAATCATCTTTTTGTTTTTGTAGTTCACGTTTTATGGTTAGAATTTTCATGCCTAAACTTTTTCCTCTTTTTGCTATTTCATGACCGATAGAACCATAACCTATTATACCGAGAACTTTACCTGTTATTTCTCCATGAAAAACTATCGTCCATTTTCCAGATTTTACGTGTTCGAATTGTTTAAGAAGTTTCAACTCCCAAGTCATTATAAGAGCGATAGCATGCTCAGCGACAGGTATACTGTAGGCTCCTCTTACATTGCATAACGGTATATTTGATTCTTTAACTACATCTAGATCTATTCTATCAACACCTGCACTGACGGCCTGTATTAGTTTTACTTTTTGTGCAGCTTTGATAATTTTACCTGGCACTGCCATTCCTATTATTACATCTGCATCAGGAGCGTATTTCATAGCTTCATCATAATCGTTTGCAAAAACTAGTTCATGGCCTCTTAGGGTTGTTTTTAACTTTTCTGTCAGTATATGATTTAATTTATGACATACAAGTATTTTCATAACTTTGTTTAGTAATTAGTTTGCGTAAATAAACTTATCTCTAAATTTAAATCTAATTTGATAAGAAATAACTGGATTCTGTTTAAGTTTTTTTGTCATCGGATTTCTTGGTTTTCTCTTTTGGTGCCTCATCTTTTTTTGTCTCTGGTTTTAGTGCATCTTCGGATAGTATTCGCGAATATCCATATGCAGAGACTGCCCTGCGTAGTTTATCTATTGCTTCTTCTCCCATTAGATATATTTGATGTAGGGATTCTCTAGATAGTGGTAGTTCGAATGTGACACCTTTTACATAAAAATATGACTTAAGACCTTTTACATATTCGCTGACTAATTTTAGGTTTAAGAAATTGTCATTTAATATTATCCGTATGAGCTCGTTATCGTTGTCAGGAAAGACCACTTTAATAGCATCTTCCCAAATACCTGCACTTGGTTCACCAAACCTTAAATGACTACCGCTTTCAAACGCAGTACAGTTAAAACGTGCTGATAATTTAGATGCAACACCGTCCGTAAAACCCAATACATCTGCAACAATAAATTTGATCCACCCTTTTTTAGTTTTGATTTCGAGATCCATATACTCTATAGGAGTTAACCCCATCTTGTCTAGCACACTAGCTAAAGTGTCCAGATCAACCTTATTATACTCAATACCTATCAAAGGCATTTTAACCAATTTATCTTATTTTAGAAAGTAATATATTTTTATCAGAAGAATTAATAAGAAGCTTTATTTCTGAAAGCTTAGTCCTTTAGTAGATGAATTGTTGATAAGCTTAATCAACTCTTGGTGTTTCTTAATTTAAGCGTGTCACTCAATAAATGGAGATAGAACACGTGTAAGCGGAATATCGTGCTTACCTCCATAGCAGGTGCCATCTTCAACAGTATGCATGACCGGTATGATGAAACACTAGATTGAAAACCGAGAATCCCCCGCCAAAGCGAGAGCATCAAAACTGGAGCTCCGCGTTTAAGGTGAAGGTTGTCAGAATTTTTCCAATGTTAGCATTGTTAACATAAATTATAATTAAGTGAAAGTCATAATATTATTTAAAAAACATTAAATTTCCTGATTTATGTTAGAATTATTAATGTAATTTTTATTCTTCTCTTGTAACCATTTTATAATTTTGTCTTTATTAATTTTTATTATTCCGTAATTATGTGTACCTAAGTTATTTAGTATTATTTTGTCTATAACTTTATAAGCTGTATTAGTACCTATGTTAAGTTTTGTTTTAACATCAATATAATTAAATTGTATAACGTTTTCTTTGACTAAATATTCTAGAAATTTTTTCAACAAATCTTCATAATTATATCGTCGCGTCATATACAATTATATAAATGCTTAACGTATAAATAAATTTTTCTATTTACAGCATATTAAAATCCTGATTTCCGTGTTTTAGTTTCATTGATACAAAAGTATATATATATGAATAATTAAATTACTTGTAAATTTGAAAGAGATCACAGAAAGCCTAGAACCTTAGTTCTGGGATGAATCACACGGGCAGGGAATGCGCAAGGTTTAATGCCATGAAAATATCATTTCTTAAAGTAAGATCAGGATAAATTTTGATGTTCAAATGTTTTGACTTTATTAGAGACTTAAATCATGAATAGTTCATCCTGCTTGTTGCATTTCTATTTCCTCTACTTTTTTTGCTATTTTCTTTATTTTTTCGATTAAGTTGATAGCATTTTTGTCAAAAATATATACTACTGATTCTATTCCAGCTCCACCAGGATCTATGATACCGTCTTCAATGTTTTCAAGTGTTTGTAAGAAGAGTTCTATACTGTCATATTTTGACCTGTTCATTGTTACGAATTGTAAACCTACTTGTTTCATAGCTTGTTCGATTGTTTTGTCATATTTTATGCATGTTGCAGCTCTAATTTCTGGGTTTATTTTTCTTGCTGCTAATAAAATTATACTCATGTGTCGTGATGCGCCGAACTCGGGTCTTGAGATTGCTGTTGCTCTTCCTTTCATAACTGTTATTCTTCCTGGAAACGCTGCCACATCGTTAATATCCTTAGGCTCTTTAATGCACATGACTATGTTTGTTCGTACTTCCGGTATTAAACGGTCGAATCGGGAGTACACAGATAGTGTGGATAGGGCTCTATTGAGTTCATTCAATACTTCCATTCTTTCTGTGGATCCTCCTCCTAGGTTTATGAATGCTCTATGGCATGCACTACATCCTATGAGACCTGGTAGTGCATTTCTGTGTATTCTGCAGATGTCACCTTCAACTCTCATGATCATGCAGTGTGAGCAAACTTGTTCAACGAAGGTTTCTGGGCTTATTTTATTGTTCGCTATTCCATCAGCAAGTGTGGTTGATAAACGTTCGAGAAGTTCGATTGAAATGCTAGTTTCTTCCTTAATTATTCTTTTATATTTAGATGCTGCCGTCACTGATATTTCAAGTTTTTTAGCAGCTTCGCCGATACTCCAGTTATATTTTTCAACTAGATTGCGCACTATACGTGCTCTTAATTGAGGTAAGTATGTTCTGCCTACATACTCACACGGAGGACGCATTATCCCACCTAGTATTATATATTACGACATGTTTATAAACATGTTTTATATAAAAAAATTGGTGTTGTATGACGCTATATAAAAAAAGATTTAGAGGTGATGGAATATTAACTCTCATAAAGTACCGGTTGCGTTAACCATTGCCGGTAGTGATTCTGGTGGAGGAGCAGGTATTCAAGCTGATTTAAAAACGTTTGCGGCCTTGGGAGTTCATGGAACCTCCGCTATTACAGCTATTACAGCGCAAAATACTTATTCCGTGATTGGCGTTCAAGAAATAAGTACAGAGATTATCGAAAAACAAATTGATGCTGTAGCGCAGGATATGGGTATTGATGCTGCGAAAACTGGAATGTTAAGCAGCACACCGATAATATTGGCTGTCTCTAAATCTGTTAGACGATATGCGTTTCCTTTGGTAGTTGATCCAGTAATGGTTGCCAAGAGTGGTGCTCAATTACTCAAGGATGATGCTATTGAGACACTCATTAAGGAATTAATACCATTGGCTACAGTGGTAACTCCTAATACACCAGAGGTTGAAAAACTAATTGGAATAAAGGTAAAAGATATAGATGATGCGAAAAAAGCTGCGAAAATGATTGTAAATAATTATGGGGCTAAAGCTTCAGTAGTAAAAGGTGGGCATTTGGACTGGGATGAAAGTGTTGATGTACTTTATTATGATGGAATATTTAAAGAGCTGAGAGCACCAAAAATCAATACGAAAAATACGCACGGGACTGGCTGTAGTTTTTCAGCTGCAATAGCTGCAGAGTTGGCTAAAGGAAACGATATAATAACTTCGGTTGAAATTGCAAAGCGTTTCATTACTAATGCAATATTTCATGGCCTATCAATTGGTAAAGGGCATGGCCCTGTAAATCCGATATCATGGTTATACGTTCCAGCTGAAAAATATAGAATAATTGAACAATTGAAAAATGCCATCATGATGCTTGAGAATGATGAAAAAGTAGCAAATCTAATACCGGAAGTACAAACAAACTTAGTTATGGCTCTTCCGTATCCTTATGCTAAAAGTATAAGTGACGTTGCTGGCATACCAGGAAGGATAGTAAGGATAGGTAATCGTGTTAAAGCATCGGCACCACCTGAGTTTGGTGCATCATCACATGTTGCACGCGCTGTCCTTAAAGCTATGGAATACGATAATAATATTAGAGCAGCGGCAAATATTAAATTTTCCGAGGAAATACTAGAAACTATAAAAAAGCTTGGTTTCACGATATCATTTTATGATCGAAGGGAAGAGCCGCCTGAAATAAAAATTAAAGAGGGCGCCACAATACCATGGGGAGTTGAACAAGCAATCAAAAGAGTTGGGAGAGTTCCAGATGCAATCTATGATCCTGGTGATTTGGGAAAAGAGCCTGCAATAAAAATATTCGGAAAAGATGTAATAGATGTTGTAAATAAGATGATCGCTATTGCTCATTATGTAAGGTGATGTTTATGGGTGAATTGCCTAAACTTGGGAAGTTACCGCCTGATATTTTTGATGAGATAATTTATCCAAACCTAGGATCAACTGACCTAAGTGTTATCGTTGGTCCTAGGCATGGTGTTGATTTTGGTGTTGTTGAGTTAAATGAAAGAGAGGTTTTGATTATAAAAAGTGACCCAATTTTTGTTGTTCCTGAATATGGTTGGGATAGGAG
This region of Thermoprotei archaeon genomic DNA includes:
- a CDS encoding threonyl-tRNA synthetase editing domain-containing protein; its protein translation is MPDLRILALHCDYVYYEPVAKEIKTAEDVEKKPTKIDEVLLLLTCVESNDTDEILSNAMNEINRIIKEIGAKRVLVYPYAHLSNNLKRPSEALTILKKLHHELSKNIESHQAPFGWNKIFEIRVKGHPLAERLITI
- a CDS encoding D-2-hydroxyacid dehydrogenase, which translates into the protein MKILVCHKLNHILTEKLKTTLRGHELVFANDYDEAMKYAPDADVIIGMAVPGKIIKAAQKVKLIQAVSAGVDRIDLDVVKESNIPLCNVRGAYSIPVAEHAIALIMTWELKLLKQFEHVKSGKWTIVFHGEITGKVLGIIGYGSIGHEIAKRGKSLGMKILTIKRELQKQKDDFVDFLGSMKDLDLVLKESDYVVIALPLTKETYHLISEKELKTMKPNAVLVNISRGAIIDEKALIKALKEKWIAGALLDVLEKEPPEPTNPLLSMDNVIITPHTSGITEKAFERVANIVSENITRLENGEKLLNQVDLIKEY
- a CDS encoding thiamine-phosphate synthase family protein, which codes for MRPPCEYVGRTYLPQLRARIVRNLVEKYNWSIGEAAKKLEISVTAASKYKRIIKEETSISIELLERLSTTLADGIANNKISPETFVEQVCSHCMIMRVEGDICRIHRNALPGLIGCSACHRAFINLGGGSTERMEVLNELNRALSTLSVYSRFDRLIPEVRTNIVMCIKEPKDINDVAAFPGRITVMKGRATAISRPEFGASRHMSIILLAARKINPEIRAATCIKYDKTIEQAMKQVGLQFVTMNRSKYDSIELFLQTLENIEDGIIDPGGAGIESVVYIFDKNAINLIEKIKKIAKKVEEIEMQQAG
- a CDS encoding bifunctional hydroxymethylpyrimidine kinase/phosphomethylpyrimidine kinase, giving the protein MNSHKVPVALTIAGSDSGGGAGIQADLKTFAALGVHGTSAITAITAQNTYSVIGVQEISTEIIEKQIDAVAQDMGIDAAKTGMLSSTPIILAVSKSVRRYAFPLVVDPVMVAKSGAQLLKDDAIETLIKELIPLATVVTPNTPEVEKLIGIKVKDIDDAKKAAKMIVNNYGAKASVVKGGHLDWDESVDVLYYDGIFKELRAPKINTKNTHGTGCSFSAAIAAELAKGNDIITSVEIAKRFITNAIFHGLSIGKGHGPVNPISWLYVPAEKYRIIEQLKNAIMMLENDEKVANLIPEVQTNLVMALPYPYAKSISDVAGIPGRIVRIGNRVKASAPPEFGASSHVARAVLKAMEYDNNIRAAANIKFSEEILETIKKLGFTISFYDRREEPPEIKIKEGATIPWGVEQAIKRVGRVPDAIYDPGDLGKEPAIKIFGKDVIDVVNKMIAIAHYVR
- a CDS encoding transposase; this translates as MEAVKSYRIPVDVPKDLIEEYFKVKRKALDAIFSHVKISEKAHLELDKKDRKRLRDELLREWKYSKHYVDSAMNSVIGLVKGWITLYNRGRANEPPKITKRTVYIKSTLFSFRNGILKISVEPSKRYLEVDLRKCSWIPRDFDKVGGLLMTESELIITVKKRVELKADEWASFDVNLTNVTAFIGGEIKRYDLRELYHIHRTYETKRQRIQKLSKIKPLTSKRLLEKYSKREGSRAKDFMHKLTTQVAGELKEKDCGAILENLKGIKRRILNKSKDMNRKLSKWSARAFQLMLEYKLKWLNLPVKYVNPANSSKTCPVCPGSMASYLGRIMKCEECGLTMDRDIIAVLNLQMRGIGFSPRALNKLIEREGLSRNKSNNSPCIPT